One part of the Flavobacterium johnsoniae UW101 genome encodes these proteins:
- a CDS encoding LytR/AlgR family response regulator transcription factor — MDNINVLIIEDTPEQSDALVKVLLENNYNIAGVAVNFTDALKLFYETVVDVIIIDVFLDGKPDGITFAESINIIPQASKPFVFLTSSQDRQIFERAKLTRPFSFLMKPFNELEILYAIEMAVEKFYEQTNVFLSEEQNTVISNDSLFIKKKNSLKKVALEDILYIEVEERYCNIITEKEKFVILISLTKISELLDKNKFIKTHRNTIVNSAKIEEIFLTDNLIILKGNHRINLSDTYKDFIKNMNILS; from the coding sequence ATGGATAATATTAATGTTTTAATTATAGAAGATACTCCGGAGCAAAGTGATGCTCTTGTAAAAGTATTACTCGAAAACAATTATAATATAGCCGGAGTTGCTGTTAACTTTACAGATGCTTTAAAGTTATTTTATGAGACTGTTGTTGATGTAATAATTATAGATGTTTTTCTAGACGGAAAACCAGATGGAATAACGTTTGCTGAATCTATAAATATAATTCCGCAGGCATCAAAGCCTTTTGTGTTTTTAACTAGTTCTCAGGACAGACAGATTTTCGAAAGAGCAAAACTTACCAGACCATTTAGCTTTTTAATGAAGCCCTTTAACGAACTGGAAATATTATATGCCATAGAAATGGCTGTCGAAAAGTTTTATGAACAAACCAATGTATTCCTCAGCGAAGAACAAAACACTGTTATAAGTAATGATTCATTATTTATTAAAAAGAAAAATTCCTTAAAGAAAGTTGCCCTGGAAGATATTCTTTACATCGAAGTTGAAGAACGTTATTGCAACATCATCACTGAGAAAGAAAAATTTGTAATCTTAATTTCGCTGACAAAAATCAGTGAACTGCTGGATAAAAACAAATTCATAAAAACACATCGTAACACTATAGTAAATTCTGCTAAAATTGAAGAAATTTTCCTTACAGACAATCTTATTATATTAAAAGGAAACCATCGAATAAACCTAAGTGACACCTATAAGGATTTCATAAAAAATATGAACATCTTGTCATAA
- a CDS encoding tetratricopeptide repeat-containing sensor histidine kinase, whose protein sequence is MFKINFSILLLFLLCPFFFFSQNKTTNKIFNIESKKKAITFKKEIHFNKAQYYFEENNWDSTLVYSMKHLSSSGNKELNDYCHYFRGFSLNEKKLFTEAKSELKLISKDFTFYPLVNKVLGEISLQLKEFEKAIEYFNAIEKYPYSSKQGFKVSTIYQNIGVCYLHLNKFKKAEEYLFKSKKIGEQEKDNEALIYIYMNIANLYYLQYQDAKAIPYFEKAYLYSKKTKNFDKKESTAFNMAMVEENKGDLKKALEYRKEAEQWKDSVHNQNKIWAVADFEKKFAVAQKQKEIKVLQVENKLKNTQRNALFFSAIALLLILTGGVYLYAQRVKSSKIILRQKNKLDELNATKDQLFSIVSHDLRSSVNALKSSNSKLSATLETKNYDELNQLIVQNSSIANGTYSLLDNLLHWALLQTKQLYFHKESIHLHSVIQQIAYNYKPLLLEKAITFENLVSKSIFLFVDLDSLKIVFRNLLDNAIKFSKENGQITFSANEIDSDYCQVIIQDKGIGMSRNTIDELLQEGELLAKKGNSEIIGTGLGLQLCKQMIKKNSGTFEIESELNKGTKMILTFPKTK, encoded by the coding sequence ATGTTTAAAATTAACTTTTCTATTTTACTACTTTTTCTTTTATGCCCTTTCTTTTTTTTCTCACAAAACAAAACCACCAATAAGATTTTCAATATTGAAAGCAAAAAAAAAGCGATTACATTTAAAAAAGAAATTCATTTTAATAAGGCACAATATTATTTCGAAGAAAACAATTGGGACTCGACTTTAGTATACTCCATGAAGCATTTAAGCAGCAGTGGTAATAAGGAATTAAACGACTATTGTCATTACTTTAGAGGTTTTAGTTTAAATGAAAAAAAATTATTTACAGAAGCAAAATCCGAGTTAAAATTAATATCGAAAGATTTTACTTTTTATCCATTAGTAAATAAAGTTCTAGGGGAAATTTCTCTGCAATTAAAAGAATTTGAAAAAGCAATTGAATATTTTAATGCAATAGAAAAATATCCTTATTCAAGTAAACAAGGATTTAAAGTAAGTACTATTTATCAAAATATTGGGGTTTGTTACTTACATCTTAACAAATTCAAAAAAGCAGAAGAATATCTTTTTAAAAGTAAAAAAATTGGAGAACAAGAAAAAGATAATGAGGCACTTATTTATATTTATATGAATATTGCAAATCTCTATTATTTACAATACCAAGATGCAAAAGCTATTCCTTATTTTGAAAAAGCATATTTGTATTCTAAAAAAACGAAAAATTTCGATAAAAAAGAATCCACGGCATTTAATATGGCGATGGTAGAAGAAAATAAAGGCGATTTAAAAAAAGCTTTAGAATATAGAAAAGAAGCTGAACAATGGAAAGATTCTGTACATAATCAAAATAAAATTTGGGCTGTTGCTGATTTTGAGAAAAAATTTGCGGTAGCACAAAAGCAAAAGGAAATCAAAGTATTACAGGTAGAAAACAAATTAAAAAACACCCAGCGTAATGCATTATTTTTCTCAGCAATTGCTCTTTTATTAATTTTAACCGGCGGTGTTTATTTATATGCACAAAGAGTGAAAAGCAGTAAAATTATTTTACGCCAGAAAAACAAACTTGACGAACTAAATGCCACTAAAGATCAATTATTTTCTATAGTAAGCCATGATTTACGTTCTTCAGTAAATGCTTTAAAATCCAGTAATTCAAAATTATCTGCCACTCTCGAAACCAAAAATTATGATGAATTAAATCAATTAATTGTTCAAAACAGCAGCATTGCAAACGGTACTTACAGCCTTTTAGATAATTTATTACATTGGGCATTACTACAGACTAAACAATTGTATTTTCATAAAGAATCGATTCATTTGCATTCTGTAATTCAACAAATTGCATACAATTATAAACCTTTATTACTGGAAAAAGCCATTACATTTGAAAATCTGGTTTCAAAAAGCATCTTTTTGTTTGTAGACCTTGATTCACTAAAAATTGTATTTAGAAATTTATTAGACAATGCGATAAAATTTTCGAAAGAAAATGGACAAATTACCTTTTCTGCAAATGAAATCGATTCTGATTATTGTCAGGTCATAATTCAGGATAAAGGAATTGGAATGAGCAGAAACACCATCGACGAATTGCTTCAGGAAGGCGAATTACTGGCTAAAAAAGGCAATTCAGAAATTATTGGAACCGGTTTGGGTTTACAGTTATGCAAGCAGATGATTAAGAAAAACAGCGGTACATTTGAAATAGAAAGTGAACTCAATAAAGGAACTAAAATGATATTAACTTTTCCAAAAACAAAATGA
- a CDS encoding polyribonucleotide nucleotidyltransferase: MIPQVSQEIIDLGDGRSISIETGKLAKQADGSVVVRLGNCMLLATAVSARTSNPGVDFLPLTVDYREKFAAAGRFPGGFFKREARPSDSEVLTMRLVDRVLRPLFPDDYHAETQVMIQLMSHDDNVMPDALAGLAASAALAVSDIPFYNLISEVRVARIDGKLVINPSRTELEKSDIDMMIGASLDSVAMVEGEMKEISEAEMIEAIKFAHEAIKVQIHAQQKLRAKLSSQEYRTYEGEVEDEAVYAKVKAAAYDKCYAIAQEASGKAERGEKFATVKEEAKALFTEEEYAENADLAGLVGKYFYKTNKEAVRNVILEKGIRLDGRKTTEIRPIWCETDYLPSVHGSSLFTRGETQALATVTLGTSREANQIDSPSEQGEEKFYLHYNFPPFSTGEAKPLRGTSRREVGHGNLAQRALKNMIPADCPYTIRVVSEVLESNGSSSMATVCAGTMALMDAGVQMVKPVSGIAMGLITDGEKFAVLSDILGDEDHLGDMDFKVTGTADGITACQMDIKIDGLRYDIMEQALAQARDGRLHILGKLTETIAAPRADVKAHAPKIITRTIPGNFIGALIGPGGKVIQELQKATGTTIVINEVDEQGVVEILGTDPEGIKTVLAKIDALTFKPQVGEAYEVKVIKMLDFGAVVEYTAAPGNEVLLHVSELAWERTENVADVVKMGDVFEVKYLGVDPKTKKEKVSKKALVPRPPREDKKE, from the coding sequence ATGATTCCACAAGTTTCACAAGAAATTATCGATTTAGGAGATGGAAGAAGCATCTCAATCGAGACTGGTAAATTAGCAAAACAAGCCGATGGTTCAGTTGTTGTACGTTTAGGAAACTGTATGCTTTTAGCAACTGCAGTTTCTGCAAGAACATCTAACCCAGGTGTTGACTTTTTACCATTAACGGTAGATTACCGTGAAAAATTTGCTGCTGCAGGACGTTTCCCAGGAGGATTTTTCAAAAGAGAAGCCAGACCTAGCGACAGCGAAGTATTAACGATGAGATTAGTTGACCGTGTTTTACGTCCGCTTTTCCCAGACGATTACCACGCCGAAACTCAGGTTATGATTCAATTAATGTCTCATGATGACAATGTTATGCCAGATGCATTAGCTGGTTTAGCAGCATCTGCAGCATTAGCAGTTTCAGATATTCCATTTTACAACTTAATCTCTGAAGTACGTGTTGCACGTATAGACGGAAAATTAGTAATCAACCCAAGCAGAACTGAATTAGAAAAATCTGACATCGATATGATGATCGGTGCTTCTCTGGATTCTGTTGCAATGGTTGAAGGTGAGATGAAAGAAATCTCAGAAGCTGAAATGATCGAGGCTATCAAATTTGCACATGAAGCTATTAAAGTTCAAATTCATGCTCAGCAAAAATTAAGAGCAAAACTTAGCTCTCAAGAATACAGAACTTATGAAGGTGAAGTTGAAGACGAAGCTGTTTATGCTAAAGTAAAAGCTGCTGCTTACGATAAATGTTATGCAATTGCACAAGAAGCTTCTGGAAAAGCAGAAAGAGGTGAAAAATTTGCAACTGTAAAAGAAGAAGCAAAAGCTTTGTTTACAGAAGAAGAATATGCTGAAAATGCAGATCTTGCAGGTTTAGTTGGAAAATATTTCTACAAGACAAACAAGGAAGCTGTTCGTAACGTAATTCTTGAAAAAGGAATTCGTTTAGATGGAAGAAAAACTACAGAAATCAGACCAATCTGGTGTGAAACTGATTACTTACCATCTGTACACGGTTCTTCTTTATTTACACGTGGAGAAACTCAGGCTTTGGCTACAGTAACTTTAGGAACTTCTAGAGAAGCTAACCAAATCGATTCTCCATCTGAACAAGGTGAAGAAAAATTCTACTTACACTATAACTTCCCTCCTTTTTCTACTGGTGAAGCAAAACCATTAAGAGGAACTTCAAGAAGAGAAGTTGGCCACGGTAACTTAGCTCAAAGAGCTTTAAAAAATATGATTCCTGCAGATTGTCCTTATACAATTCGTGTTGTTTCTGAGGTTTTAGAATCTAACGGTTCTTCTTCTATGGCAACAGTTTGTGCTGGAACAATGGCTTTGATGGATGCTGGAGTTCAAATGGTAAAACCAGTTTCTGGTATTGCTATGGGATTAATTACTGACGGTGAGAAATTTGCTGTATTGTCTGATATCTTAGGAGATGAAGATCACTTAGGAGATATGGACTTTAAAGTAACAGGAACTGCTGACGGTATCACAGCTTGTCAAATGGACATCAAAATTGATGGTTTACGTTATGACATCATGGAACAAGCTTTAGCTCAGGCTCGTGATGGACGTTTACACATTTTAGGTAAATTAACTGAAACTATCGCAGCGCCAAGAGCAGATGTTAAAGCTCATGCACCAAAAATTATTACCAGAACTATTCCTGGAAACTTTATTGGAGCATTAATTGGACCTGGAGGAAAAGTAATTCAGGAATTACAAAAAGCTACAGGAACTACTATCGTAATTAACGAAGTTGATGAGCAAGGTGTAGTTGAAATCTTAGGAACTGATCCAGAAGGTATCAAAACAGTATTAGCTAAAATTGATGCATTAACTTTCAAACCGCAGGTTGGAGAAGCTTACGAAGTAAAAGTAATTAAGATGCTTGATTTTGGAGCTGTTGTAGAATATACTGCTGCACCAGGAAACGAAGTATTGCTTCACGTATCTGAATTAGCTTGGGAACGTACAGAAAACGTTGCTGATGTAGTTAAAATGGGAGATGTCTTTGAAGTGAAATATTTAGGAGTTGACCCTAAAACTAAAAAAGAAAAAGTGTCTAAAAAAGCACTTGTTCCAAGACCTCCGCGTGAGGACAAAAAAGAGTAA
- the rpsO gene encoding 30S ribosomal protein S15, whose product MYLTKEKKEEIFAQHGDAKNTGKAEGQIALFTYRISHLTEHLKKNRHDYNTERSLVLLVGKRRALLDYLKKKDINRYREIIKVLNIRK is encoded by the coding sequence ATGTATTTAACTAAAGAAAAGAAAGAAGAAATCTTCGCACAACACGGTGATGCAAAAAACACTGGTAAAGCTGAAGGTCAAATCGCATTGTTCACTTACAGAATTTCTCACTTAACTGAACACTTGAAAAAAAATCGTCACGATTACAACACTGAGCGTTCTCTTGTACTATTAGTAGGTAAAAGAAGAGCTTTGTTGGACTACTTGAAAAAGAAAGATATCAACAGATATCGTGAGATTATCAAAGTATTGAATATCAGAAAATAA
- a CDS encoding toxin-antitoxin system YwqK family antitoxin produces MKRNIFIFLLLILSVNLSAQISMMSKKIFLDSLNRECTPDNYSYTRVITNYSQKSIRYVITDFYKNGRKKMTGATLDRDILKKDGEFICYYKNGAKESVINYTDDHKNGKEITWYENQSKKCEKQNIWDSKTKKQQTLILNCWDENKNQTVTDGNGEFEEIDTFITQKGIIKDGLKQGSWEGSDSLRKITFVDNYDKGILISGVSTDENNIQLTYSSLNEKQNGKKAQKLK; encoded by the coding sequence ATGAAAAGAAACATCTTTATCTTTTTGCTTCTGATACTTTCAGTTAATCTGTCTGCACAAATTAGCATGATGTCTAAAAAAATCTTTTTAGACTCATTGAATCGTGAATGCACACCCGATAATTACAGTTACACAAGAGTAATTACAAATTATTCTCAAAAAAGCATACGCTATGTTATAACAGATTTTTATAAAAACGGCCGAAAAAAAATGACAGGTGCTACTCTCGATCGTGATATTTTGAAGAAAGACGGCGAGTTTATTTGTTATTATAAAAACGGAGCAAAAGAATCTGTTATTAATTATACTGACGACCATAAAAACGGCAAAGAGATTACATGGTATGAAAATCAGAGTAAAAAGTGCGAAAAACAGAACATTTGGGATTCTAAAACAAAAAAGCAGCAAACCTTAATTCTTAATTGCTGGGATGAAAACAAAAACCAGACTGTAACTGATGGAAACGGTGAGTTTGAAGAAATAGATACATTCATAACACAAAAAGGCATTATTAAAGACGGATTGAAACAAGGTTCTTGGGAAGGAAGCGATAGTTTGAGAAAAATCACATTTGTTGACAATTACGATAAAGGAATTCTAATCTCTGGCGTAAGTACAGATGAAAACAACATACAATTGACTTATTCGTCTTTAAACGAGAAACAAAACGGGAAAAAAGCCCAAAAATTGAAGTAA
- a CDS encoding GAF domain-containing protein yields the protein MTFQELQPKISAIISDNNKVRDEKLLAVCQLLNENVEYYNWVGFYFANLENKTLHLGPYVGAETDHTVIPFGKGICGQVAESNANFVVPDVKAQDNYIACSLTVKSEIVVPLFVNGVNIGQIDIDSHVIDPFTEADERFLEFVNQEVAKLF from the coding sequence ATGACATTTCAAGAATTACAACCAAAAATAAGCGCTATAATATCTGACAATAATAAAGTTAGAGACGAAAAACTATTAGCTGTCTGCCAGCTTTTAAATGAAAATGTAGAATATTACAACTGGGTAGGATTTTATTTTGCCAACCTCGAAAACAAAACACTTCATTTAGGCCCTTATGTGGGTGCCGAAACTGATCATACTGTTATTCCATTCGGAAAAGGAATCTGTGGTCAGGTTGCAGAAAGCAATGCAAATTTTGTAGTGCCAGACGTAAAAGCTCAAGACAATTATATTGCATGCAGTTTAACCGTTAAATCTGAAATCGTTGTTCCTTTGTTTGTAAATGGAGTAAACATTGGGCAAATTGATATTGACAGCCATGTTATCGACCCTTTTACAGAAGCCGACGAAAGATTTTTAGAATTTGTGAATCAAGAAGTTGCTAAATTATTCTAG
- the xrtF gene encoding exosortase family protein XrtF, with protein sequence MRKYLVQFKPFLIFIGTFFAAYIILTVVYKFYLNSLRPDEVDAVTNWVGHNVEQLLLMFNYDIKIQQGFASPWLEVWFNNKYGVRIVEGCNAVSVIILFISFVLAFSGKLKVTLLYILFGIVFIYILNVARIALLTVLLFHYPEKSHLLHGVLFPLIIYGSVFILWVLWVNKFSKYAK encoded by the coding sequence TTGAGAAAATATCTAGTTCAATTCAAGCCGTTTTTAATTTTTATAGGTACTTTTTTTGCTGCTTATATAATCCTTACGGTTGTATATAAATTTTATTTAAACAGCCTTAGGCCAGATGAAGTAGATGCGGTAACTAATTGGGTTGGTCATAATGTAGAGCAGCTGCTTTTGATGTTCAATTATGATATTAAAATTCAGCAGGGTTTTGCTTCTCCGTGGTTAGAAGTTTGGTTTAATAATAAATATGGCGTTCGTATAGTTGAAGGCTGTAATGCCGTAAGCGTTATTATTTTATTTATTTCATTTGTACTCGCTTTTTCGGGTAAGTTAAAAGTTACGCTGCTTTATATTTTGTTCGGAATAGTGTTTATATACATTTTAAATGTAGCTCGTATAGCATTGTTAACTGTTTTGTTGTTTCATTATCCTGAAAAATCACATCTTTTACACGGGGTTTTATTTCCGCTGATTATTTACGGGTCTGTATTTATTTTATGGGTTTTATGGGTTAATAAATTTTCAAAATATGCTAAATAG
- a CDS encoding exosortase F system-associated membrane protein → MLNRIVEQKKKIFISIIIIFCFGLIRAFEKSLFYDPFLVYFESTFKGLPLPDVDLFKLFYNLLFRFALNTILSLVLIYTLFKDKGILNFSAFLYLFFGLILFIMFFIILRYFPENSWLLFYVRRFIIQPIFVLLFIPAFYYQFQNLKK, encoded by the coding sequence ATGCTAAATAGAATAGTAGAGCAAAAGAAGAAAATTTTTATCTCCATAATTATTATCTTCTGTTTTGGCTTAATTAGAGCTTTTGAAAAATCATTGTTTTATGATCCCTTTTTGGTGTATTTTGAATCTACTTTCAAAGGTCTGCCATTGCCGGATGTTGATTTGTTTAAGCTCTTTTATAATCTGCTGTTTCGTTTTGCGCTTAACACAATCCTGTCACTTGTTTTAATTTACACACTTTTTAAGGACAAAGGAATTCTAAATTTCAGTGCTTTTTTATACCTCTTTTTTGGATTAATACTTTTTATAATGTTTTTTATAATTCTAAGATATTTTCCAGAAAACAGCTGGCTTCTTTTTTATGTCCGACGTTTTATAATCCAGCCTATATTTGTGCTTTTATTTATTCCTGCATTTTATTATCAATTTCAAAATTTAAAAAAATAA
- a CDS encoding HYC_CC_PP family protein: MSIKKCTFLFLAFLLLVSNTGFAFDVHYCGGKIASVSLNTSASASPEKKCCGDKEGKSSCCKDKVVHLEKKSDDATFKIFFFQLAFPAVIQEYKPIAFLSVPNFKNNQIISYYSDANAPPLFKLYNQYIFYS; the protein is encoded by the coding sequence ATGAGTATAAAGAAATGTACATTTCTATTTTTAGCTTTCCTCCTGTTGGTTTCCAACACAGGATTTGCTTTTGATGTACATTATTGCGGCGGAAAAATAGCCTCGGTTTCTTTAAATACTTCTGCCTCGGCATCTCCTGAAAAAAAATGCTGCGGCGATAAAGAAGGAAAATCATCTTGTTGTAAAGACAAAGTTGTTCACCTTGAAAAAAAATCAGATGATGCAACTTTTAAGATTTTCTTTTTTCAATTAGCCTTTCCTGCTGTAATTCAGGAATACAAGCCAATTGCGTTTTTGTCTGTTCCAAATTTCAAAAACAATCAAATCATTTCGTATTATTCTGATGCGAATGCGCCCCCGCTGTTCAAATTATACAATCAATACATTTTTTATTCCTGA
- a CDS encoding TonB-dependent receptor plug domain-containing protein codes for MQKNIMLFVVFLLSISVFSQEDLEEVKITKKQKGIKKSYTLTSNTSLITSKELLKAACCNLAESFETNPSIDVNFSDALTGTKQIKMLGLTSPYLMITEENIPSVRGASQAYGLSFTPGTWIESVQITKGAGSVINGYESISGQINTELLKPLSDIPFFLNAYSSTDSRFELNTHFNKKLSDKWATSLFVHGNARVAKNDMNHDGFLDNPLGKQINVLNRYQYYDPESGLVSFINFRYMNDKKQTGEVDFDKDRDRGTTNHWGSEINTERFDVSTKIGYVFKDMPYQSIGFQNAFNSHKQDSYFGLNLYDIKQNSFYSNLIFNSIINNTMHKFTTGLNFSYDQYQEFVNANDYSRIDNSVGAFFEYTYDNTDNFSIILGGRVDNHNRLGFFATPRLHVRYNPWKNGVLRFSAGRGKRSANIFAENQQLFASSRTFSILDKNGKIYGLNPEIAWNYGISFSQKFKIFNKNAEAGFDLYRTDFQNQAIVDIMQSPQDVLFYNLKGSSFANSLQVEFNYELIHNLNLRTAYKYYDIQTDYLRGTFQRPLQAKHRFLGNLEYETTLKNDKQWKFDYTFNWSGKQQLPYTASNPAEDQFPDFSPSYAVMNAQVTRVFSPVFEVYAGGENIGNYKQQKAILGANDPFGPNFDASVAYAPIFGQMYYAGLRFKIK; via the coding sequence ATGCAAAAAAATATCATGCTTTTTGTGGTGTTTTTGCTTTCGATTTCTGTGTTTTCTCAGGAAGATTTAGAGGAAGTAAAAATCACAAAAAAGCAAAAAGGAATTAAAAAATCTTATACGCTTACTTCAAATACATCTCTAATTACCAGTAAAGAACTTTTAAAAGCCGCTTGTTGTAATCTGGCAGAAAGCTTCGAAACAAATCCATCAATTGATGTTAATTTTTCTGATGCTTTAACAGGAACAAAGCAAATTAAAATGCTTGGGCTGACAAGTCCGTATTTAATGATTACCGAGGAAAATATTCCTTCGGTTCGTGGCGCATCTCAGGCTTATGGTTTGTCTTTTACGCCTGGAACCTGGATCGAAAGTGTACAGATTACAAAAGGTGCCGGAAGTGTTATTAATGGCTACGAAAGTATTTCGGGACAAATAAATACCGAGCTTTTAAAACCATTAAGTGATATTCCATTTTTTCTAAATGCCTATAGTTCTACCGATTCCAGATTTGAGCTGAATACCCATTTCAATAAAAAACTGTCTGATAAATGGGCAACAAGTTTGTTTGTACATGGAAATGCGCGTGTGGCAAAAAATGACATGAACCATGATGGATTTTTGGATAATCCGCTGGGAAAACAAATAAACGTTTTAAACCGTTATCAATATTATGATCCCGAAAGTGGTTTGGTAAGTTTTATCAATTTCAGATATATGAATGATAAAAAACAAACCGGAGAAGTTGATTTTGATAAAGACCGTGACCGTGGTACAACAAATCATTGGGGATCTGAAATTAATACAGAGCGTTTTGATGTTTCAACAAAAATTGGTTACGTTTTTAAAGATATGCCTTATCAAAGTATTGGCTTTCAAAACGCTTTTAACAGTCATAAACAAGATTCGTATTTTGGTCTGAATTTATATGATATTAAACAGAATAGTTTTTATTCTAATTTAATTTTCAATTCGATTATCAATAATACAATGCATAAGTTCACAACGGGTTTGAACTTTTCATACGATCAATATCAGGAATTTGTGAATGCTAATGATTACAGCCGAATCGATAATTCGGTTGGTGCGTTTTTTGAATATACTTATGACAATACAGATAATTTCAGTATTATTTTAGGCGGAAGAGTCGATAACCATAACCGATTAGGCTTTTTTGCGACACCGCGTTTACATGTGCGGTACAATCCATGGAAAAATGGAGTACTTCGTTTTTCTGCCGGAAGAGGAAAACGTTCGGCTAATATTTTTGCAGAAAACCAACAGCTTTTTGCAAGTTCTAGAACGTTCTCAATTTTGGATAAGAATGGAAAAATCTACGGCTTAAATCCTGAAATTGCATGGAATTACGGAATCAGTTTTTCGCAGAAATTTAAAATTTTCAATAAAAATGCCGAAGCAGGATTTGATCTATACAGAACCGATTTTCAAAATCAGGCCATTGTTGATATAATGCAGAGTCCGCAGGATGTTTTGTTTTATAATTTAAAAGGAAGTTCTTTCGCAAACAGTCTTCAGGTTGAGTTTAATTATGAACTTATTCATAATTTAAATTTAAGAACAGCTTATAAATATTACGACATCCAGACTGATTATTTAAGAGGAACTTTTCAGCGTCCGCTTCAGGCAAAACATCGTTTTCTTGGAAATTTAGAATATGAAACGACTTTAAAAAACGATAAACAATGGAAGTTTGATTATACTTTTAACTGGTCGGGAAAACAGCAATTGCCTTATACAGCTTCGAATCCGGCAGAAGATCAGTTCCCTGATTTTTCACCTTCTTATGCTGTTATGAATGCACAGGTTACAAGAGTTTTTTCACCTGTTTTTGAAGTATATGCAGGCGGAGAAAACATTGGAAATTATAAACAGCAAAAAGCAATACTTGGGGCAAATGATCCTTTTGGGCCAAATTTTGATGCCTCTGTAGCATATGCGCCAATTTTTGGGCAGATGTATTATGCGGGATTACGATTTAAGATAAAATAA
- a CDS encoding heavy-metal-associated domain-containing protein yields the protein MKNLILIAMITFLGFSAQAQTKKNKNLKYTTEVNGNCEQCKKRIEKAAYGVPGVKTASWDISSHQLAVILNEEKSSPKDLNLAIAKAGHDTKDAKATDADYENLHSCCKYEREK from the coding sequence ATGAAAAATTTGATTTTAATCGCGATGATTACTTTTTTAGGATTTTCGGCTCAGGCTCAAACCAAAAAGAATAAAAATTTAAAATATACTACTGAAGTAAACGGTAACTGTGAACAATGTAAAAAGCGTATAGAGAAAGCTGCATATGGTGTTCCGGGTGTAAAAACAGCATCTTGGGATATCAGCTCACATCAATTGGCTGTAATTTTAAATGAAGAGAAATCTTCGCCAAAAGATTTAAATCTGGCAATTGCAAAGGCAGGGCATGATACTAAAGATGCTAAAGCAACAGATGCCGATTATGAAAATTTGCATTCTTGCTGTAAGTACGAAAGAGAAAAATAA
- a CDS encoding DedA family protein translates to MTKFDWTQLINPEFYITLSIGGFEIGLFIVLFIVFAETGLFAGFFLPGDSLLFLAGIYSRDLIQNVVYIPGDFINVFLLSTAVAIMGVLGNMTGYWFGAKSGYYLFKKEDTFWFKKKYLLQSKDFFEKYGGKAIIYARFLPIFRTFAPIIAGIVSMDKKKFMFFNILSSFLWSFILIFAGHYLYGVFLKQGIDLKHHIEYIIIIIVIISTFPVLLKLLKKKPVEKI, encoded by the coding sequence ATGACTAAGTTTGATTGGACCCAGTTAATAAACCCTGAATTTTACATAACTTTAAGTATCGGAGGTTTTGAAATTGGGCTGTTTATTGTTCTGTTTATTGTTTTTGCAGAAACAGGACTTTTTGCAGGTTTTTTTCTACCAGGAGATAGTTTGCTTTTCTTAGCTGGTATTTACAGCCGCGATTTAATTCAAAATGTAGTTTATATCCCAGGTGATTTTATAAATGTGTTTTTGCTTTCGACTGCTGTTGCTATTATGGGAGTTTTAGGAAATATGACAGGCTACTGGTTTGGAGCAAAAAGCGGTTATTATTTATTTAAAAAAGAAGATACATTCTGGTTTAAGAAAAAATATCTTTTACAGTCAAAAGATTTCTTTGAAAAATATGGCGGAAAAGCAATTATATACGCGCGTTTCCTTCCAATCTTTAGAACTTTCGCTCCAATTATTGCAGGGATTGTTTCAATGGACAAAAAGAAATTTATGTTTTTCAATATCCTGAGTTCTTTCTTGTGGTCATTTATCTTAATTTTTGCCGGACATTATTTATACGGAGTGTTCTTAAAACAAGGAATTGATCTAAAACACCACATAGAATATATCATTATTATAATTGTTATTATATCAACTTTCCCGGTTCTTCTAAAACTTTTAAAGAAGAAACCAGTTGAAAAAATATAA